In one Lycium barbarum isolate Lr01 chromosome 7, ASM1917538v2, whole genome shotgun sequence genomic region, the following are encoded:
- the LOC132602434 gene encoding 1-aminocyclopropane-1-carboxylate synthase-like has protein sequence MGFISSINHELLSKVATNDGHGENSAYFDGWKAYEIDPFHLTQNPDGVIQMGLAENQLCFDLIQEWVVNNQKASICTAGGAEEFKEIAIYQDYHGLPEFRSAVAKFMEKVRGNRVTFEADRIVMSGGATGAHELLAFCLADPEEAFLVPTPYYPGFDRDLRWRTGVQLFPVICESANDFKVTRKALEDAYNKAQESNITIKGLLLNNPSNPLGTILDKETLEDTIRFINEKNIHLVCDEIYAATVFNKPNFISISEVIMDEDVECDRDLIHIVYSLSKDLGFPGFRVGIIYSYNDVVMNCARKMSSFGLVSTQTQFLISNMLSDETFVEKFIGESRERLGKRHGAFTKGLEQVGINTLKSNAGLFCWMDLRRLLKENTFESEIELWRIIINEVKLNVSPGCSFHCSEPGWFRVCFANMDDETMRVALKRIKNFVLQHKGNNERGVKKLQCRSKLEISLSFRIG, from the exons ATGGGTTTTATTTCAAGCATCAACCATGAGCTGCTTTCTAAGGTAGCAACTAATGATGGGCATGGTGAAAACTCGGCTTATTTTGATGGCTGGAAGGCTTATGAAATTGATCCTTTTCATCTTACCCAAAATCCTGATGGGGTTATTCAGATGGGTCTTGCAGAGAATCAG CTTTGCTTCGATTTAATCCAAGAATGGGTGGTGAACAATCAAAAAGCCTCCATTTGTACAGCTGGAGGAGCTGAGGAATTCAAAGAAATTGCAATTTATCAAGACTATCATGGTTTGCCAGAATTCCGAAGT GCTGTTGCAAAGTTCATGGAGAAAGTGAGAGGAAATCGAGTAACATTTGAGGCGGACCGCATAGTAATGAGCGGAGGGGCAACAGGAGCTCATGAATTACTGGCATTTTGCTTGGCTGATCCTGAAGAGGCTTTTCTCGTTCCAACACCCTATTATCCTGG ATTTGACAGAGACTTGAGGTGGAGAACTGGGGTGCAACTTTTTCCTGTAATTTGTGAAAGCGCTAACGATTTCAAGGTCACAAGAAAAGCTTTAGAAGATGCATACAACAAAGCTCAAGAATCCAATATCACAATAAAAGGTTTGCTTTTAAACAATCCATCAAATCCACTTGGCACAATCTTAGACAAGGAAACATTAGAAGACACAATAAGATTCATAAACGAGAAAAACATCCACCTCGTATGCGACGAAATATATGCTGCAACAGTCTTCAACAAACCAAATTTTATCAGCATTTCTGAAGTAATAATGGACGAAGATGTCGAATGTGACCGTGATTTAATCCATATCGTGTATAGCCTATCGAAGGATTTAGGGTTTCCTGGATTCAGGGTCGGGATTATTTACTCGTACAATGACGTTGTAATGAATTGTGCCCGAAAAATGTCGAGTTTCGGGCTCGTTTCAACTCAAACACAGTTTTTAATATCCAACATGCTATCGGACGAGACGTTCGTTGAGAAATTCATTGGCGAGAGTCGTGAAAGGCTAGGAAAAAGACACGGGGCATTCACTAAGGGACTTGAACAAGTGGGAATTAACACGTTGAAAAGTAACGCTGGCTTGTTTTGTTGGATGGATTTGAGAAGGTTACTTAAGGAAAATACATTTGAAAGTGAGATTGAACTTTGGAGAATAATTATTAATGAAGTTAAACTAAATGTTTCACCAGGTTGTTCTTTTCATTGTTCGGAGCCGGGTTGGTTTAGAGTTTGTTTTGCTAATATGGATGATGAGACTATGAGGGTTGCATTAAAGAGGATTAAGAATTTTGTGCTTCAACACAAAGGGAATAATGAAAGAGGAGTTAAGAAATTGCAATGCAGGAGTAAATTGGAGATCAGTTTATCATTTAGGATTGGATGA
- the LOC132602435 gene encoding uncharacterized protein LOC132602435 encodes MALSGQIVWQSLSSTPDFRSSQSILQLKARNAKNTKLYEQNFKIGSIRSKQRSLIAHSMLNPEIGKHSFSPSNTIEKFYTSINDKDLNQLALLISEDCFFDDFSFPQPFQGRKEALKFLEQLTTSMGQNTELSIDNIYEGVDLTAIVNWHLEWKRKEVPFTRGCSYYELSRDGEQILIKNAQVITESSMKPKILALFNMVASIKLPGSKKDMVTSIYDNFPETAKRFVNNDQVKYQLLLNTFKVVLQPYISSILAWYKKLWTFIVTFVGLINKLVQSIIKKIREQN; translated from the exons ATGGCACTTTCAGGTCAAATTGTCTGGCAAAGTTTATCGTCCACGCCAGATTTTAGGAGTAGCCAAAGCATTCTGCAATTGAAAGCTAGGAACGCCAAAAACACCAAACTATATGAACAAAATTTCAAAATAGGAAGTATCAGGAGCAAACAGAGGTCCTTAATCGCGCATTCGATGCTCAATCCAGAAATTGGCAAACATTCATTTTCACCATCAAACACAATTGAAAAATTCTACACCAGCATAAACGACAAGGACCTGAACCAACTGGCCTTGCTCATATCTGAAGATTGTTTCTTTGATGATTTCTCATTCCCTCAACCATTTCAGGGAAGAAAG GAGGCTTTAAAGTTTCTGGAGCAACTAACCACAAGCATGGGCCAAAACACAGAGTTAAGCATAGACAACATTTATGAAGGTGTTGATCTGACAGCAATAGTTAACTGGCATTTAG AGTGGAAGAGGAAGGAAGTTCCCTTCACAAGAGGTTGCAGCTACTATGAATTATCAAGAGATGGAGAACAAATACTCATTAA GAATGCTCAAGTCATTACTGAATCATCTATGAAACCAAAAATTTTG GCATTGTTCAATATGGTTGCTTCAATTAAGTTACCAGGTTCAAAAAAAGATATGGTAACTTCAATTTATGATAACTTTCCTGAGACCGCCAAGA GGTTTGTAAACAATGACCAAGTTAAATATCAACTGTTACTAAATACTTTCAAGGTTGTTCTGCAACCATATATAAGTTCAATTCTGGCATGGTACAAAAAGTTGTGGACCTTCATTGTCACCTTTGTTGGATTGATAAACAAGTTAGTGCAGTCCATTATAAAAAAAATCAGAGAGCAGAACTAA
- the LOC132601750 gene encoding uncharacterized protein LOC132601750: MALSGQIVSQSLSSTPDFRSRQSIPLLKTPNAKITKLNEQKFKIGSIRSRQRFLIAHSMVNPEIGKRSLSPSNRIETFYASINNKDLNQLSLLISEDCFFDDFSFPQSFQGRKISRERSSLFRTLAASLPVAFFHLLR, from the exons ATGGCACTTTCAGGTCAAATTGTCTCGCAAAGTTTATCGTCCACGCCAGATTTTAGGAGTCGCCAAAGCATTCCGCTATTGAAAACTCCAAATGCAAAAATCACCAAACTAAATGAACAAAAATTCAAAATAGGAAGTATCAGGAGCAGACAGAGGTTCTTGATAGCGCATTCCATGGTCAATCCTGAAATTGGCAAACGTTCACTTTCACCATCCAACAGAATCGAAACATTCTACGCCAGCATAAATAACAAGGACCTGAACCAACTGTCCTTGCTCATATCTGAAGATTGTTTCTTTGATGATTTCTCATTCCCTCAATCATTTCAAGGGAGAAAG atttCTAGGGAAAGATCTTCACTCTTCCGCACCCTAGCCGCTTCTCTTCCTGTTGCATTCTTTCATCTCCTTCGCTAA